A DNA window from Pleuronectes platessa chromosome 19, fPlePla1.1, whole genome shotgun sequence contains the following coding sequences:
- the dab2 gene encoding disabled homolog 2 isoform X2: MSAEVANSVPVPADAGATSPYAGSTSSTPPASPASATSKVPFKREKKKAPEKTDEYLLGRFQGDGVRYKAKLIGIDDVPEARGDKMCQDSMMKLKGMAVAARTQGKHKQRIWVNISMSGIKIIDEKSGVIEQEHVVNKISFIARDVTDNRAFGYVCGAEGQHQFFAIKTGQQAEPLVIDLKDLFQVIFNVRKKEAEASQKGENGTGVVENGNDALLNMESQVKTTQPVEQLDLFGDMSTPPDIQAPNSASSDLFGAELFAAPAPSEGSSGPSDFFSSAPANSAPSSLAALGNLHLSPPATTSIPAAGMWGAPTTAPSMFQMPGMTAPGPLPNFPQPSAFGGLPIPPTAWGQPVPSQFGVPPHAWGQPPPPGQLGAPGWGQPAMTNPFHAGQFSAMGEQQGPSRPPPRPPVKEAPPKVENSAFTALDPLGDKEKKCGKDMFKDFQIAKPPAIPARKGELGTNSAPAPISSEPGSFDQYFSNKVGLAQDVADHDDFDIQQMSAINDVPKPAPAPAPAAAPAPSFNAGLLDAFSSASISNNSAPAQGQGLNQDMFDEAFGSPNPSLFGGPPVTLMATVGQTSGSTAAFGDPFGNPFA; the protein is encoded by the exons ATGTCAGCCGAGGTGGCGAACAGCGTGCCCGTCCCTGCCGATGCCGGCGCCACCTCCCCATACGCAGGCTCGACCTCCAGCACTCCGCCGGCCTCCCCTGCTTCGGCCACATCCAAGGTCCCGttcaagagagagaagaagaaag cTCCAGAGAAGACAGATGAGTACCTGCTGGGCAGGTTTCAAGGGGATGGCGTGAGGTACAAGGCCAAACTGATCGGCATTGATGACGTCCCAGAGGCCCGGGGAGATAAGATGTGCCAGGACTCCATGATGAAACTTAAG GGCATGGCAGTAGCTGCCCGGACCCAgggtaaacacaaacagaggatcTGGGTCAACATTTCCATGTCGGGAATAAAGATCATCGATGAGAAGTCTGGG GTGATTGAACAAGAACACGTGGTGAACAAGATCTCCTTCATCGCCAGAGATGTGACGGACAATAGGGCGTTTGGATATGTGTGTGGTGCCGAGGGACAGCATCAGTTCTTCGCCATCAAGACTGGACAACAG GCAGAGCCGCTGGTGATTGATCTGAAAGATCTCTTCCAGGTCATTTTCAACGTCAGGAAGAAGGAGGCAGAGGCCTCACAGAAG ggtgaaaATGGCACTGGGGTGGTTGAG aATGGAAACGATGCCTTGTTAAATATGGAAAGTCAAGTAAAAACTACCCAA CCAGTGGAGCAGCTTGACCTTTTTGGAGACATGTCAACCCCCCCAGACATCCAGGCTCCAAAT TCTGCATCCAGTGACCTGTTTGGAGcagagctgtttgctgctcctgctccatcTGAGGGTTCATCTGGCCCAAGTGACTTTTTCAGCAGTGCACCTGCCAACTCCGCTCCCTCCTCCTTAGCTGCCCTGG GGAATCTTCATCTAAGTCCTCCAGCTACCACAAGTATCCCTGCTGCAGGCATGTGGGGAGCCCCCACTACAGCGCCCTCCATGTTCCAAATGCCAGGAATGACCGCTCCAGGCCCTCTGCCTAACTTCCCACAGCCGTCGGCCTTCGGCGGTCTACCCATACCACCCACAGCCTGGGGCCAGCCAGTGCCATCACAGTTTGGCGTCCCGCCCCACGCCTGGGGCCAGCCTCCACCACCTGGCCAACTCGGAGCTCCAGGTTGGGGTCAGCCTGCAATGACCAATCCTTTCCACGCAGGCCAGTTCTCTGCGATGGGCGAGCAGCAAGGTCCGTCGCGCCCCCCTCCCAGGCCACCAGTAAAAGAGGCCCCTCCAAAGGTAGAGAACAGCGCCTTCACAGCTTTGGACCCTCTCGGCGATAAAGAGAAGAAGTGTGGAAAGGACATGTTCAAGGACTTCCAGATTGCCAAGCCTCCAGCCATCCCAGCGAGGAAAGGGGAGCTCGGGACCAACTCTGCTCCGGCCCCCATCAGCAGTGAGCCAGGGTCTTTCGATCAATACTTTTCCAATAAAGTGGGCCTGGCTCAGGATGTTGCAGATCATGATGACTTTGATATCCAACAAATGTCAGCAATTAATG ATGTCCCCAAAcccgctcctgctcctgctcctgctgcagctccagctccaagcTTTAATGCTGGGCTCCTCGATGCCTTCTCCTCGGCCTCCATCTCAAATAACTCAGCACCAGCCCAGGGACAAGGCCTCAATCAGGACATGTTCGATGAAGCATTTGGGTCTCCAAACCCGAGTCTGTTCGGGGGGCCGCCTGTAACTTTG ATGGCCACTGTTGGTCAGACATCTGGTTCAACGGCTGCTTTCGGGGATCCCTTTGGAAACCCCTTTGCTTGA
- the dab2 gene encoding disabled homolog 2 isoform X1, whose translation MSAEVANSVPVPADAGATSPYAGSTSSTPPASPASATSKVPFKREKKKAPEKTDEYLLGRFQGDGVRYKAKLIGIDDVPEARGDKMCQDSMMKLKGMAVAARTQGKHKQRIWVNISMSGIKIIDEKSGVIEQEHVVNKISFIARDVTDNRAFGYVCGAEGQHQFFAIKTGQQAEPLVIDLKDLFQVIFNVRKKEAEASQKGENGTGVVENGNDALLNMESQVKTTQPVEQLDLFGDMSTPPDIQAPNDSNDILLLDFSAEVDSNQNCIKGSSFVTSYDPDHGLYSHTENPFSSTFGYFPTPVSDPFKDDPLSKSPDNPQVFLSSSHLNGTAGDTSQAIINGPSNGNSEHLSQQMNGLTSKNMILALSNGQWPLGGKISQGSTTTMMDGNDSGVLSTKNPFFDSSSDTLPVTNGVTPHPQPPVTHSKDSVVISPPPQSSKAGRGRRSGKSASSDLFGAELFAAPAPSEGSSGPSDFFSSAPANSAPSSLAALGNLHLSPPATTSIPAAGMWGAPTTAPSMFQMPGMTAPGPLPNFPQPSAFGGLPIPPTAWGQPVPSQFGVPPHAWGQPPPPGQLGAPGWGQPAMTNPFHAGQFSAMGEQQGPSRPPPRPPVKEAPPKVENSAFTALDPLGDKEKKCGKDMFKDFQIAKPPAIPARKGELGTNSAPAPISSEPGSFDQYFSNKVGLAQDVADHDDFDIQQMSAINDVPKPAPAPAPAAAPAPSFNAGLLDAFSSASISNNSAPAQGQGLNQDMFDEAFGSPNPSLFGGPPVTLMATVGQTSGSTAAFGDPFGNPFA comes from the exons ATGTCAGCCGAGGTGGCGAACAGCGTGCCCGTCCCTGCCGATGCCGGCGCCACCTCCCCATACGCAGGCTCGACCTCCAGCACTCCGCCGGCCTCCCCTGCTTCGGCCACATCCAAGGTCCCGttcaagagagagaagaagaaag cTCCAGAGAAGACAGATGAGTACCTGCTGGGCAGGTTTCAAGGGGATGGCGTGAGGTACAAGGCCAAACTGATCGGCATTGATGACGTCCCAGAGGCCCGGGGAGATAAGATGTGCCAGGACTCCATGATGAAACTTAAG GGCATGGCAGTAGCTGCCCGGACCCAgggtaaacacaaacagaggatcTGGGTCAACATTTCCATGTCGGGAATAAAGATCATCGATGAGAAGTCTGGG GTGATTGAACAAGAACACGTGGTGAACAAGATCTCCTTCATCGCCAGAGATGTGACGGACAATAGGGCGTTTGGATATGTGTGTGGTGCCGAGGGACAGCATCAGTTCTTCGCCATCAAGACTGGACAACAG GCAGAGCCGCTGGTGATTGATCTGAAAGATCTCTTCCAGGTCATTTTCAACGTCAGGAAGAAGGAGGCAGAGGCCTCACAGAAG ggtgaaaATGGCACTGGGGTGGTTGAG aATGGAAACGATGCCTTGTTAAATATGGAAAGTCAAGTAAAAACTACCCAA CCAGTGGAGCAGCTTGACCTTTTTGGAGACATGTCAACCCCCCCAGACATCCAGGCTCCAAAT GACTCAAATGATATTCTCTTGCTGGACTTTTCCGCTGAAGTTGACAGCAATCAGAATTGCATAAAGGGGAGCTCCTTTGTAACGTCCTATGATCCTGACCATGGGCTGTATTCCCACACAGAGAATCCATTTTCCTCCACCTTTGGTTATTTCCCAACTCCAGTCAGTGACCCTTTCAAAGACGACCCCCTCTCTAAATCACCTGATAATCCCCAGGTATTCCTCTCCAGCAGTCACCTAAACGGCACTGCTGGCGACACTAGTCAGGCAATTATTAACGGTCCTTCGAATGGAAACTCTGAACACCTTAGTCAGCAGATGAATGGGTTAACCAGCAAGAATATGATCCTTGCTCTCAGTAACGGACaatggccactagggggcaaaATATCTCAAGGCAGCACCACTACCATGATGGACGGAAATGACTCTGGAGTCCTCTCGACCAAAAACCCCTTTTTTGACTCATCTTCGGACACGTTGCCCGTTACTAATGGCGTAACTCCTCACCCGCAACCCCCTGTGACCCATAGCAAGGACTCAGTTGTCATAAGCCCCCCTCCGCAGAGCTCTAAGGCCGGACGAGGTCGACGGAGTGGAAAG TCTGCATCCAGTGACCTGTTTGGAGcagagctgtttgctgctcctgctccatcTGAGGGTTCATCTGGCCCAAGTGACTTTTTCAGCAGTGCACCTGCCAACTCCGCTCCCTCCTCCTTAGCTGCCCTGG GGAATCTTCATCTAAGTCCTCCAGCTACCACAAGTATCCCTGCTGCAGGCATGTGGGGAGCCCCCACTACAGCGCCCTCCATGTTCCAAATGCCAGGAATGACCGCTCCAGGCCCTCTGCCTAACTTCCCACAGCCGTCGGCCTTCGGCGGTCTACCCATACCACCCACAGCCTGGGGCCAGCCAGTGCCATCACAGTTTGGCGTCCCGCCCCACGCCTGGGGCCAGCCTCCACCACCTGGCCAACTCGGAGCTCCAGGTTGGGGTCAGCCTGCAATGACCAATCCTTTCCACGCAGGCCAGTTCTCTGCGATGGGCGAGCAGCAAGGTCCGTCGCGCCCCCCTCCCAGGCCACCAGTAAAAGAGGCCCCTCCAAAGGTAGAGAACAGCGCCTTCACAGCTTTGGACCCTCTCGGCGATAAAGAGAAGAAGTGTGGAAAGGACATGTTCAAGGACTTCCAGATTGCCAAGCCTCCAGCCATCCCAGCGAGGAAAGGGGAGCTCGGGACCAACTCTGCTCCGGCCCCCATCAGCAGTGAGCCAGGGTCTTTCGATCAATACTTTTCCAATAAAGTGGGCCTGGCTCAGGATGTTGCAGATCATGATGACTTTGATATCCAACAAATGTCAGCAATTAATG ATGTCCCCAAAcccgctcctgctcctgctcctgctgcagctccagctccaagcTTTAATGCTGGGCTCCTCGATGCCTTCTCCTCGGCCTCCATCTCAAATAACTCAGCACCAGCCCAGGGACAAGGCCTCAATCAGGACATGTTCGATGAAGCATTTGGGTCTCCAAACCCGAGTCTGTTCGGGGGGCCGCCTGTAACTTTG ATGGCCACTGTTGGTCAGACATCTGGTTCAACGGCTGCTTTCGGGGATCCCTTTGGAAACCCCTTTGCTTGA
- the LOC128462341 gene encoding growth arrest-specific protein 1, protein MAGRAILMERAAVLICSVFILTVGLCVGSPSHSRRLVCWKAILKCHGEPECHYAYDQYLYACASVLTGERKKCPSHCISSLIQLNLTHSGPALEDCDCALDPVCRGTKQAIEPCLPRTSTLGCTEARRQCETDPACSSAMRDYLFHCRKLFGGERCTDGCRRVIANMRSISKAQQLDTCVCDGAERNVCEYIKVSMKTFCYDPDDRFAGSGFSDTEDDSEDDYADQADYQYVEDSGVSIPCRSVLQVLTTILVLTILL, encoded by the coding sequence ATGGCAGGTCGTGCCATTTTGATGGAGCGGGCAGCGGTGTTGATCTGCAGCGTGTTCATCCTGACCGTCGGTCTCTGTGTCGGATCTCCCAGCCACAGCCGCCGGCTGGTCTGCTGGAAAGCCATCCTCAAGTGCCATGGAGAGCCGGAGTGCCATTACGCGTATGACCAGTACCTCTACGCCTGCGCTTCTGTCCTCACCGGGGAGCGCAAGAAGTGCCCCAGCCACTGCATCTCATCCCTGATCCAGCTCAACCTCACCCACAGCGGTCCGGCTCTGGAGGACTGCGACTGCGCCCTGGACCCGGTGTGCAGGGGCACCAAGCAAGCCATCGAGCCGTGCCTGCCCCGGACCAGCACCCTGGGCTGCACCGAGGCCCGGCGGCAGTGCGAGACCGACCCGGCCTGCAGCTCCGCCATGAGGgattatttatttcactgtcGGAAACTTTTCGGAGGGGAGAGGTGCACGGACGGCTGCCGCAGGGTGATCGCCAACATGCGCTCCATATCCAAGGCGCAGCAGCTGGACACATGCGTGTGCGACGGCGCGGAGAGGAACGTCTGCGAGTACATAAAGGTCAGCATGAAAACTTTCTGCTACGACCCCGACGACAGGTTCGCGGGAAGCGGCTTCTCGGACACTGAGGACGATTCGGAGGACGATTACGCGGACCAGGCGGATTATCAATATGTGGAAGACTCCGGTGTCTCCATACCATGTCGGAGTGTGCTGCAAGTCCTGACCACCATCTTGGTTTTAACCATATTATtgtga
- the c9 gene encoding complement component C9, producing the protein MRTEVALQLGFCGLCLTLALLGEGMAVELPDPPAVNCRWGIWSPWIACDPCTKTRRRSRTIEVFGQFGGDSCQGSIGDREHCIPDTECARPPPPQCLDSEFQCETGPCIKKRLMCNGDYDCEDGSDEDCDPVRKPCGTRVVENNEQGRTAGYGINILGADPRMNPFNNDNFNGRCDVVRNPNTQLYDRLPWNVGVLDYQTLAEETVSREIYEDTHSLLREILKEMTVKLDAGLSFKFSASEESMSKTPAKLNLDYHYEKKTMIKEVTEYSTIKNKSFMRVKGRVQLSTYRLRSRDFKVADEFLAHVESLPLEYEKGIYFAFMEDYGTHYTKNGKAGGEYELIYVLNQDTIKAKNLTERTIQECVKIGISADLGEDTKGNLNHDKCGDVTKKEEGSIHGKAVVDKVMTSVKGGTLESAVSMRAKLNRDGVMDLATYQNWARTVAEAPALLYSEPEPIYMLIPLDMPGANSRIANLKQATAEYVAEYSVCKCKPCHNGGTLALLDGKCMCLCPHLFEGMSCQNFKGDKAQHPGTRPTVNQEGNWSCWSAWSSCNGGKRSRTRSCNADGLPGAVCRGDTNSDEFC; encoded by the exons ATGAGGACTGAGGTCGCCCTCCAGCTGGGCTTCTGTGGCCTGTGTCTGACTCTggctcttcttggagaaggaAT GGCAGTGGAGCTTCCTGACCCCCCAGCAGTGAATTGTAGATGGGGCATCTGGTCACCTTGGATTGCATGTGATCCGTGCACAAAAACCAGG AGACGTTCTCGAACCATTGAAGTGTTTGGCCAGTTCGGAGGTGACTCGTGCCAGGGTTCAATCGGGGACAGGGAGCACTGTATACCAGATACTGAATGTGCTCGACCACCGCCCCCTCAGTGCTTGGACTCAGAGTTCCAGTGTGAGACAG GTCCTTGCATTAAGAAGAGACTAATGTGTAATGGAGACTATGACTGTGAGGATGGATCAGATGAGGACTGTGATCCTGTTCGCAAACCATGTGGGACGAGGGTTGTTGAAAACAATGAGCAAGGCAGAACTGCAGGATATGG AATCAACATCTTGGGTGCAGATCCTCGTATGAACCCCTTCAACAATGACAACTTCAATGGAAGATGTGATGTAGTGAGGAATCCAAACACTCAGCTGTATGACAGGCTTCCATGGAATGTTGGTGTGCTGGACTATCAG ACTCTGGCTGAGGAGACTGTTTCGAGAGAAATCTACGAAGACACACATAGCCTTCTGAGGGAAATACTGAAAGAGATGACGGTGAAATTGGATGCTGGACTTTCCTTCAAATTCAGTGCGAGTGAGGAGTCCATGTCCAAAACGCCTGCAAAGTTGAATTTAGATTACCATTACGAGAAGAAGACTATGATAAAGGAGGTCACAGAGTACAGCACCATTAAG AACAAGAGCTTCATGCGGGTGAAAGGCCGAGTACAGCTGAGCACCTACAGGCTGCGCTCTCGTGACTTCAAAGTGGCCGATGAATTCCTTGCGCACGTCGAGTCTTTACCCTTGGAGTATGAGAAGGGTATTTACTTTGCCTTCATGGAAGACTACGGCACCCACTACACAAAAAACGGGAAGGCTGGCGGTGAATACGAGTTGATCTACGTCCTCAACCAGGACACCATCAAGGCAAAAA ATCTGACGGAGAGAACGATTCAAGAGTGCGTCAAAATAGGCATCTCAGCGGATTTGGGAGAAGATACGAAAGGAAACCTTAACCACGACAAGTGTGGTGACGTGACCAAGAAAGAAGAAG GAAGTATTCATGGCAAAGCAGTGGTGGACAAGGTGATGACATCGGTCAAAGGAGGCACTCTAGAAAGTGCAGTCTCAATGAGAGCTAAATTAAACCGGGATGGGGTGATGGACCTCGCTACCTATCAGAACTGGGCACGGACTGTCGCTGAGGCCCCAGCGCTGCTATACAGTGAG CCAGAGCCCATCTACATGTTGATCCCGTTGGACATGCCTGGTGCTAACTCCAGGATAGCAAACCTGAAGCAGGCCACAGCAGAGTATGTAGCAGAGTACAGCGTGTGCAAGTGTAAGCCCTGCCATAACGGAGGTACCCTCGCTCTGCTCGATGGAAAGTGCATGTGTCTATGCCCTCACCTGTTTGAGGGCATGAGCTGCCAGAATTTCAAGGGCGATAAAGCTCAACACCCAG GTACGAGACCAACTGTTAATCAGGAAGGTAACTGGTCGTGCTGGTCGGCCTGGTCCAGTTGTAACGGAGGGAAACGCTCCAGGACCCGCAGCTGCAATGCAGACGGGCTCCCGGGCGCTGTGTGCAGGGGCGACACCAACAGTGACGAATTCTGCTGA